In Nitrosopumilaceae archaeon, the following are encoded in one genomic region:
- a CDS encoding pyridoxal-phosphate dependent enzyme → MIAERKRLQENKESNADTVLLENFQREIWSKVPHLEKKSDGVRVVNATPLIDITKDLIECAKKEYNLDLTNSDLQVFGKFDSNLLAGSIKVRPAVHIIHDAIISGKLRQGQTIFEATSGNFGIALGQIAKIGLDVVTLVSRRLQEGVFEELRNEKTRIINLDMDICPAPGMKDNPNLLAAKATAFNIRSQLSELGFDQSVFDKSLPEIEAVLAKQDIINLAKLLAKIYGCFCPEQYDNDLNIDVHKTVTGAEIDQQLHEQGRSLADFRIVCTFGTGGTSGGLSRYLMEKYQKKSLHVVFPLGDQDVAGIRTKAKATGLKFYEPEKYAGQHEVDFSQAKRLLKFFVDKGHDMGESSALALYAVMQMANFGEHGGKFVVIVADGIQKYKKNLITEKQNRIKVDLQEALSNIGDYDRVVWIHTQYTPKKEGIELIANALGVDQSKVFVPKARDVEKLLMTQEIPKELDSALGGHDSKTLLVCMMGNTSLMVAQELAKKGMVSESLNGGINALSQGKGKHISELIQIARE, encoded by the coding sequence ATGATAGCAGAGCGAAAAAGATTGCAAGAAAATAAAGAAAGTAACGCTGACACTGTTCTGCTTGAGAATTTTCAGCGAGAGATATGGAGTAAGGTTCCCCATTTAGAAAAAAAATCAGACGGAGTGAGAGTTGTCAACGCAACACCACTAATTGATATTACTAAAGATCTGATAGAGTGTGCAAAAAAAGAATACAATCTGGATCTTACAAATTCAGATCTGCAAGTTTTTGGCAAGTTTGATTCAAACTTGCTGGCAGGCTCTATCAAAGTAAGACCTGCAGTCCACATTATTCATGATGCCATTATATCAGGAAAACTCAGACAAGGACAGACAATATTTGAAGCAACATCAGGTAACTTTGGAATAGCTCTAGGACAGATAGCAAAGATTGGACTGGATGTTGTCACACTTGTCTCTAGAAGACTACAAGAAGGAGTCTTTGAGGAACTAAGAAACGAGAAAACGCGAATCATAAATCTTGACATGGACATCTGTCCTGCTCCTGGCATGAAAGACAACCCAAATCTTTTGGCTGCCAAAGCAACTGCATTTAACATTAGATCACAACTCTCCGAATTGGGATTTGATCAATCTGTTTTTGATAAATCACTCCCTGAGATAGAAGCAGTTCTTGCAAAACAAGATATAATAAACTTGGCAAAACTCCTTGCAAAAATATACGGATGTTTCTGTCCAGAACAGTACGACAATGATCTAAACATTGATGTACACAAGACAGTGACTGGAGCAGAAATAGACCAGCAATTACATGAACAAGGGCGTTCGCTTGCAGATTTTAGAATTGTTTGTACGTTTGGTACAGGTGGCACCTCTGGTGGCTTGAGCAGATACTTGATGGAAAAATATCAAAAAAAATCACTACATGTAGTATTTCCACTAGGTGATCAAGATGTTGCAGGAATTAGGACTAAAGCCAAGGCAACAGGCTTGAAATTCTACGAGCCTGAAAAATATGCAGGACAGCATGAAGTAGATTTTAGTCAGGCAAAACGTCTGCTAAAGTTTTTTGTAGACAAGGGTCATGACATGGGAGAAAGCAGTGCACTTGCACTTTATGCAGTGATGCAGATGGCAAACTTTGGTGAGCATGGAGGAAAGTTTGTCGTAATAGTTGCAGATGGAATTCAAAAATACAAAAAGAATTTGATAACAGAAAAACAGAACCGCATAAAAGTTGACCTGCAAGAAGCTCTATCCAATATAGGAGACTATGACAGAGTTGTCTGGATTCATACCCAGTATACTCCAAAAAAAGAAGGAATAGAGCTAATTGCAAATGCACTGGGTGTTGATCAAAGCAAGGTCTTTGTCCCAAAGGCAAGAGATGTGGAGAAGCTTTTGATGACACAAGAGATTCCAAAAGAATTGGATAGCGCATTAGGAGGACATGACAGTAAAACACTGCTTGTTTGCATGATGGGAAACACATCTCTTATGGTTGCTCAAGAGCTTGCAAAAAAAGGAATGGTATCTGAAAGTTTGAATGGAGGAATAAATGCACTTTCTCAAGGAAAAGGAAAGCACATTTCTGAATTAATACAAATAGCTAGAGAATGA
- a CDS encoding DoxX family protein: protein MTDAQIRQSKFHDISHFGLRLTIGVIFIAGGYAKFDPGFATYLPQFGLPVHLQYLFAIEEFVPGILIIIGVLTRISASVLSLVMLGVIFYIYKASQFIGPNGADLPVILLAGSLVIITIGPGKISISYLVKKIPRYLQ from the coding sequence TTGACAGATGCACAAATACGTCAAAGCAAGTTCCATGACATCTCTCATTTTGGACTACGATTGACAATAGGTGTTATCTTTATTGCGGGTGGCTATGCAAAGTTTGATCCTGGCTTTGCTACTTATCTACCACAGTTTGGCCTTCCGGTACATCTGCAGTATCTTTTTGCAATAGAGGAATTTGTTCCTGGCATTTTGATAATAATTGGTGTATTGACAAGAATTTCCGCATCGGTTCTCTCCCTTGTGATGCTTGGCGTAATATTTTACATCTATAAAGCATCGCAATTCATAGGTCCAAACGGTGCTGATCTTCCAGTAATACTTCTTGCAGGCTCGCTAGTCATAATAACAATTGGTCCGGGAAAAATATCTATATCATATCTAGTTAAAAAAATTCCGCGTTATCTACAATGA
- a CDS encoding Lrp/AsnC ligand binding domain-containing protein, with protein sequence MVGKETAYIMINCEVGYEESIIEQLKTIEGVKYVQGVLGNFDILARIEVVSIDALREIITSKIRKIQKIRCTTTVICSKNGRSDEDDAC encoded by the coding sequence ATGGTAGGTAAGGAAACAGCTTACATTATGATAAATTGCGAAGTAGGTTACGAAGAATCCATAATAGAGCAGTTAAAAACAATAGAAGGTGTCAAGTATGTACAAGGCGTACTTGGAAATTTCGATATTTTAGCAAGGATCGAAGTGGTATCAATAGATGCCTTGAGAGAAATAATAACCTCGAAAATTCGCAAAATCCAAAAAATTCGTTGCACTACAACAGTAATTTGTAGTAAAAATGGCAGATCTGATGAAGATGATGCTTGTTAA
- a CDS encoding Lrp/AsnC ligand binding domain-containing protein has protein sequence MPTAYILLNVKPESELEVIKQIKNTVKTEDESLRYEIQGVYGVYDIIVKIESENMDDVKNILGKIRRIDKISSTITMLVIEEQEV, from the coding sequence ATGCCAACAGCATACATTTTGCTAAATGTCAAACCTGAATCAGAGCTAGAAGTGATAAAACAAATCAAAAACACTGTAAAAACTGAGGATGAATCTCTAAGATATGAGATTCAAGGAGTATACGGTGTCTATGACATTATAGTAAAAATAGAATCAGAAAACATGGATGATGTGAAAAACATACTAGGTAAAATCAGAAGAATTGACAAAATATCCTCAACCATCACAATGCTGGTCATAGAAGAACAAGAAGTATAG